TGTTCTCACTCGAAGATCAAAGCAAAGCTCAACCGCATGATCCGGTGATTACCTCCGAAATTCGTTTGCAGCAGACTCGACTGGAAGCCGAACGGCAAGCGAAACACCGCTACGAGCAACTCGCGCCCTGGATTCGTCGATACGCACCCGACGACCCATTTCAAACATTGGTCTGGATCGTCGCCGCCCTCGGACTCGGCACGGTACTGAAAAATGTCGCAGTATCGATCAACTCGATTCTCGTCGCCAGACTCTCGCACCTAACCGTATTCGGCCTGCGAAATCAACTTTATCGACGCACGTTAGCGAGCGATCTTTCCACGTTTAGCAAACGTCATAATAGCGTTGTGGTCAGCCATTTCACAAACGACGTCAACAAACTGAATGCAGGTTTAAGCAGCATTTTCGGCAAGGCCATGCTGGAACCATTCAAGATGTTCTTTTGCCTCGTTGGTGCCTGTTTGATCAGCTGGCAATTGGTGCTATTGTCGCTGATCATCACCCCACCAGCCTTGGTCCTGATGCGTTCTCTCGCGAAATCGATCAAACGAGCCAACCATCGCGCTATGGAAGAAATGTCTCAGATCTATCGAGTCATCAGTGAGACCTTGAACGGCATCCACACGGTGAAGGCGTTCACCACTGAAAGGTGGGAGCGGCTTCGTTTCCACAAAGCGTTGAAACGCTATCTTCGAACAGTGATGAAAATCGTGATCTACAACGCGTTCGCGCGTCCCATGACGGAACTCTTGGGCATCGGAGTTATTTCGCTGTCGCTTGTGGCGGGTGCCTACTTGGTCATTGAGCAGCAAACGCACTTGTGGGGCATTCGGATGTCGAGCCGTCCGCTGGGGCTGGCGTCGTTGCTGCTGTTTTACGGATTTTTGGCGGGAGCCAGTGGACCCGCACGCAAGTTGTCAGGACTTTTAGTATCTCTGCAAGGCGGCTTTGCCGCCGCCGACCGCGTCTACGAATTGATGGATCGCGAAACGACAATCACAAACAAGAAAACCGCAGTCACGATGCAAGAGCCGATCCATCGACTAGAACTAAACAACGTGAGCTTCGCGTATCAAGAGTCCGACTTGGTCCTGGAACAGGTCAATCTCCAAATCAAAGCAGGCGAAACGTTGGCGATCGTTGGCTCCAATGGTAGCGGAAAAAGCACACTCATCAATCTATTGCTGCGATTTTACGATCCGACCGAAGGATCAGTCTCGATGAACGGCATCGATCTGCGAGAACTTCGCGTCCGCGCCTTGCGGCAGCGAATCAGCCTTGTCACCCAGCAACCCCACTTGTTTGATGACACAGTGATTAACAATATCCGTTATGGTTCGCCCACTGCGACCGATGCCGAAGTCGTAGATGCCTCTCAACGAGCTCACGCACACGACTTCATCGTCAATGACTTGACGAATGGCTACGAATCATCGGTTGGTCAGCGCGGCAGTTGCCTCTCGGGTGGACAGCGTCAAAGAATCGCCCTGGCCCGCGCAATTCTCCGCAATCCAGACTTACTGATTCTCGATGAAGCGACCAGCCAGATTGACATTGAGAGCGAACAATCGATCCATCGCGCACTTGAATCATTCGTTCAAGGTCGAACAGCGATCATGGTTACGCATCGCTTATCGACGCTCCGGTTAGCGAGTCGCGTGGTCGTGATGGATGCCGGCCGCATCAATGATGTCGGTAGCCACGAAGAGTTAATCCGTCGCTGCGAAATCTATCAGCGGCTGCACGAAATCCATTTCCGCCGAGCGGCCTGACCCACTTCGCTGCTCCGCTGGAAAGTTCGCGAGAGCCGTTCATTCTTTCGGCGAAAGTCGCCACTTGGTCAGCGTTTGATCATCCTTGATCAAGATACTGTCTTGCCAAAGCACGGGCGGTGCCCAGGTGGAAGTCTGCGACACTTGATAGCTTGCCACAGTATCAAGCTGGTCATCTTTGGCGGCTATTACCTGCAATTGACCATCGTTGATCAAAGCTACCACATATCCCGGAACAGATAAGAACATCACATTGTCGCCTGTGCGACCAGGCCCTTGCCATTTGATTTGTCCGGTCTTGGTATCGAGACAGAAAAACCGACCACTCCCATAATGCGAAAAACCAAACAGCAGATCGCCGTTGATCACAGCCGAACTCATGTCGAGTGCCACACCCTCTTGATACCAGGCCTCCTTGACCGTCCATTGATCGCCGTCGCGAGTCGGTCGCAGGCTCAGTAAGCCGCGATTTT
The sequence above is drawn from the Pirellulaceae bacterium genome and encodes:
- a CDS encoding ABC transporter ATP-binding protein, yielding MKNFLRAARHALRYRLTLASVVATAILVGLLWGINIGAVYPFVEVIFRGQSLHGWVDEEIQSVDTRVDELEAKLFSLEDQSKAQPHDPVITSEIRLQQTRLEAERQAKHRYEQLAPWIRRYAPDDPFQTLVWIVAALGLGTVLKNVAVSINSILVARLSHLTVFGLRNQLYRRTLASDLSTFSKRHNSVVVSHFTNDVNKLNAGLSSIFGKAMLEPFKMFFCLVGACLISWQLVLLSLIITPPALVLMRSLAKSIKRANHRAMEEMSQIYRVISETLNGIHTVKAFTTERWERLRFHKALKRYLRTVMKIVIYNAFARPMTELLGIGVISLSLVAGAYLVIEQQTHLWGIRMSSRPLGLASLLLFYGFLAGASGPARKLSGLLVSLQGGFAAADRVYELMDRETTITNKKTAVTMQEPIHRLELNNVSFAYQESDLVLEQVNLQIKAGETLAIVGSNGSGKSTLINLLLRFYDPTEGSVSMNGIDLRELRVRALRQRISLVTQQPHLFDDTVINNIRYGSPTATDAEVVDASQRAHAHDFIVNDLTNGYESSVGQRGSCLSGGQRQRIALARAILRNPDLLILDEATSQIDIESEQSIHRALESFVQGRTAIMVTHRLSTLRLASRVVVMDAGRINDVGSHEELIRRCEIYQRLHEIHFRRAA